The Acropora muricata isolate sample 2 unplaced genomic scaffold, ASM3666990v1 scaffold_756, whole genome shotgun sequence DNA window ggaatggagcccagtacctcatctcagagaacttctcagattcacgaagggatttcatcgtttggtgaatagcagcactggcggcttttccttccttcaggtgttggtagaagtttttcatgaacaccatggtagcttcgtcgtctattgcccacagggatatcaacacagaacgagcaccagctgccaagaaggcacgtgcaataccgaccacaccctcacccttcaaaaTTCTGCCTCGTCcgctgtgacagcaacttaagacaacaagacgagctcgaagattggccgcttgtacatcggacattttcaaaatgaaatccttttctCGAGGAaacttggaagtccatccaAGGTTTGGAGATAATGCAATTTCTCCCGTGcgcttgtttccgtgggcagcaatatgaattaaaccaactgacgacatccgttttatcacttcagcttttgttgcctctctccctgttaggggtctggtgttaagaattgatgcaatcatttctacttcctcttgagcacatggtaagtcgggTAGAGGCTTCTCCAGCTcatttaagcacggatttccgaccaaaagtgcccctgtcttcttgtgatggccctcgggtacacttgagatcaattgataactggtaagagagggaacagtgcgaatcctaattgATTCAACAATTGCGGCCCATGGCGTAAAGCACAGTGCACcgtcaggaacaatgaccaattCGTTGTATTGAGAttcaagcaagtcaacaattggaccaataactgcatcataaaatggcctaAAAGGATTGTCTGAAGACTGACATGACTTTTCCACTTCTTCGCACACTTCTCTGCTAGACGCACATCCATTGTCTGGTAATTCATAAAATGTGCGATTTTCGCATCTCACTTTAACTTCTGCTTCGATTTTTCGTAAAGCTGCTTGTAGTAAGGCGCGTATGGGATCTTTCTCTGTAATATCAGCCTCTAGCATCCCTTgtcgaaatgcaactttctgtcccctgctcaaaaaccaaatgttgatGCTAAATTCTGCGAGTCCCAGAAAGATAATTTGTGGAGAAAGCTCTGTCAAGAGGCGAATTGTTGTCTCCTTGGAGTCAAAAGTGGCACAAGATGAGGGTGAGGCGAGTCCATATTGAATCAATAAATTGTCacacaaagtctgcgctcgtccttgatcagcagcaaccaaagcctcgttgatctttccaattcttagcaatgaccTCCATAAGGAAGTGTACGCGTACTCATGCAGAtcacgaaatttcattttccaattaCCTTCAGACTTCAATAGAGATCTCAACGTATTCCACACATTCAcagcggaaaaaaaattatccacCACAATGTCAAACTGTCCGAGCCCAGAGTATACCATACACaatgaaaagtaagcattaccgagatttccataggcttctccttctccggcccgattaccgatttctattgcaattttcaagtgtttttcgtgatactcaatggcttttcgtaAGTCACCCAATGaatggtaagcaacaccgagattacCATACgctgttccttctccagcccgatcaccgatttctagcgcaattttcaagtgtttttcatgatactcaatggcttttcggaagtcacacaGTGAAATGTAAGCTCTACCGAGATTACCatagcctgctccttctccttcccgatcaccgatttctattacaattttcaagtgttttttctgatattcaatggctttttggaagtcacccagtgatttgtaggcgataccgagatttccataggctcgtccttctttagcccgatcaccgatttccattgcaatttgcaagagtttttcatgatacttaatggcctTTCGGAAGTTACCCAGTGATTTGTAGGcgataccgagatttccataggctactccttctccctTCCGATCACCGaattctattgcaattttcgaGGCtctttcataatactcaatggcttttcggaagtcacccagtgagttgtaagcaataccgagatttccataggctcgtccttctccaacCCGATCacccatttcttttgcaatttttaagtcttcttcatggtactcaatggcttttgggAATTCACtaagtgaaaagtaagcaataccgagatttccataggctcgtccttctctggcccgatcaccgatttctattgcaattttcgagtctttttcatgatactcaatggcttttcggaagtcacacagtgactcgtaagcattaccgagatttccaaaggCTCTTCCCTCTCCattccgatcaccgatttctattgcaattttcaagtcttcttcataatactcaatggcttttcggacgtcACCCAGTAagtggtaagcaacaccgagattaccataggctcctccttctccagcccgatcaccgatttctattgcaatttttaagcgtttttcaagatactcaatggctttttggaagtcacccagtgatttgtaggcgataccgagatttccataggctcttccttctcgggcccgatcaccaatttctattgcaatttgcaagagtttttcatgatacttaatggcctTTCGGAAGTTACCCAGTGATTTGTGGGcgataccaagatttccataggctcctcctactctggcccgat harbors:
- the LOC136908204 gene encoding tetratricopeptide repeat protein 28-like, which codes for MSIIKKCDRAEEGNGKLSFPLDGFQKALEYHEKRLKIAIEIGDRAGEGRAYANLGVAYNSVGHFRKAIEYHEKHLKIAIEFGDRAREGLAYGNIGIAYKSLGNFRKAIKYHEKLLQIAIEIGDRAEEGRAYGNLGIAYFSLSEFPKAIEYHEEALKIAKEMGDRGGEGRAYGNLGVAYNSLGDFRKAIEYHERDLKIALEIGDRAGEGGAYGNLGVAYHLLGDVRKAIEYYEKSLKIAIEIGDRNGEGGTYGNLGNAYKSLCNFRKAIEYHEKLLQIAIEVGDRAGEGRAYGNLGDAYKSLGDFQKAIEYHKKHLKIVIEIGDRAGEGAAYFNLGRAYISLCDFRKAIEYHEKHLKIALEIGHRAGEGAAYGNLGLAHHSLGDFRKAIKYHEKHLKIAIGIGNQAGEGEAYRSLGIAYISLCDFQKAIEYHEKDLKIAIEIGDRARVGGAYGNLGIAHKSLGNFRKAIKYHEKLLQIAIEIGDRAREGRAYGNLGIAYKSLGDFQKAIEYLEKRLKIAIEIGDRAGEGGAYGNLGVAYHLLGDVRKAIEYYEEDLKIAIEIGDRNGEGRAFGNLGNAYESLCDFRKAIEYHEKDSKIAIEIGDRAREGRAYGNLGIAYFSLSEFPKAIEYHEEDLKIAKEMGDRVGEGRAYGNLGIAYNSLGDFRKAIEYYERASKIAIEFGDRKGEGVAYGNLGIAYKSLGNFRKAIKYHEKLLQIAMEIGDRAKEGRAYGNLGIAYKSLGDFQKAIEYQKKHLKIVIEIGDREGEGAGYGNLGRAYISLCDFRKAIEYHEKHLKIALEIGDRAGEGTAYGNLGVAYHSLGDLRKAIEYHEKHLKIAIEIGNRAGEGEAYGNLGNAYFSLCMVYSGLGQFDIVVDNFFSAVNVWNTLRSLLKSEGNWKMKFRDLHEYAYTSLWRSLLRIGKINEALVAADQGRAQTLCDNLLIQYGLASPSSCATFDSKETTIRLLTELSPQIIFLGLAEFSINIWFLSRGQKVAFRQGMLEADITEKDPIRALLQAALRKIEAEVKVRCENRTFYELPDNGCASSREVCEEVEKSCQSSDNPFRPFYDAVIGPIVDLLESQYNELVIVPDGALCFTPWAAIVESIRIRTVPSLTSYQLISSVPEGHHKKTGALLVGNPCLNELEKPLPDLPCAQEEVEMIASILNTRPLTGREATKAEVIKRMSSVGLIHIAAHGNKRTGEIALSPNLGWTSKFPREKDFILKMSDVQAANLRARLVVLSCCHSGRGRILKGEGVVGIARAFLAAGARSVLISLWAIDDEATMVFMKNFYQHLKEGKAASAAIHQTMKSLRESEKFSEMRYWAPFQLIGDDVKIEIEADDDVKN